Proteins encoded in a region of the Acidimicrobiia bacterium genome:
- a CDS encoding amidase: MDPTDLAFTSALEQAEMLERGEVTSIELVECYLARIDALNPRLNSYITVAADFARAAAADADARRALGGEHSRFLGVPISIKDLADTAGIVSTHGTAEWRDRVPEHDDAVIAKLRAAGFVFLGKTVVPEFGPLNISEPPGYPPGRNPWNPELNCGGSSGGAAAALVAGMCPISHGSDGGGSIRNPSSWCGVFGLKPQRGRISRAPHPPSMFSHDGPITRTVADAAALLDVMEGYVTGDAWWAPPPARPFLDEVGVDPGKLRVAFHPHPGVARDECAPANRKAAEDTAQLLADLGYEVEEAVPSGYGDAVATSAAVIFAAEHAAHADLVPYPPLDTLDPWMKTLVEMGRLVPAVEYAKAMHGLDAMSRRTVAFFDEYDLFVSPTLALPPPAVGSMSGAGIEDMMKFLALTPFTALWNTTGQPAVSLPLAEDENGLPVGVQVVGRPAAEATLIQVCAQLEAARPWRDRRPPVS; the protein is encoded by the coding sequence ATGGACCCCACCGACCTGGCCTTTACCTCCGCGCTCGAGCAGGCGGAGATGCTCGAGCGGGGCGAGGTGACGTCGATCGAGTTGGTCGAGTGCTACCTGGCCCGGATCGACGCGCTGAACCCCCGGCTCAACTCGTACATCACCGTCGCGGCCGACTTCGCACGCGCGGCCGCGGCCGACGCCGACGCCCGCCGAGCCCTGGGCGGTGAGCACTCGCGGTTTCTCGGGGTACCCATCTCGATCAAGGACCTCGCCGACACCGCCGGGATCGTGAGCACCCACGGCACCGCGGAGTGGCGAGACCGCGTGCCGGAGCACGACGACGCGGTGATCGCGAAGCTCCGCGCCGCGGGATTCGTGTTCCTCGGGAAGACCGTCGTGCCGGAGTTCGGGCCGCTCAACATCAGCGAGCCCCCGGGCTACCCGCCCGGGCGCAACCCGTGGAACCCCGAGCTGAACTGTGGTGGTTCGTCTGGCGGTGCCGCGGCGGCGCTCGTCGCGGGGATGTGCCCGATCTCGCACGGTTCCGACGGCGGTGGCTCCATCCGCAACCCGTCGTCGTGGTGCGGTGTGTTCGGCCTGAAGCCGCAACGCGGGCGCATCTCTCGCGCGCCGCATCCGCCGAGCATGTTCTCGCACGACGGCCCGATCACGCGCACGGTGGCCGACGCCGCTGCGTTGCTCGACGTGATGGAGGGCTACGTGACCGGTGACGCGTGGTGGGCACCGCCACCCGCGCGGCCGTTCCTCGACGAAGTCGGCGTCGACCCGGGGAAGCTCCGTGTCGCGTTCCACCCACACCCTGGTGTGGCGCGCGACGAGTGCGCGCCCGCGAACCGCAAAGCCGCGGAAGACACGGCACAGCTCCTCGCCGACCTCGGTTACGAGGTCGAGGAGGCGGTGCCTTCAGGGTACGGCGACGCCGTCGCCACGAGCGCGGCAGTGATCTTCGCCGCTGAGCACGCGGCCCACGCCGATCTCGTTCCGTACCCACCGCTCGACACGCTCGACCCGTGGATGAAGACGCTGGTGGAGATGGGCCGCCTCGTCCCGGCGGTCGAGTACGCGAAGGCGATGCACGGGCTCGACGCGATGTCGCGGCGGACGGTCGCCTTCTTCGACGAGTACGACCTGTTCGTGTCGCCCACGCTCGCGCTGCCGCCGCCGGCCGTCGGCAGCATGTCGGGCGCGGGTATCGAGGACATGATGAAGTTCCTCGCGCTCACGCCGTTCACCGCGCTGTGGAACACCACCGGCCAGCCGGCAGTGTCGCTGCCGCTCGCGGAAGACGAGAACGGGCTCCCGGTGGGCGTGCAAGTTGTCGGTCGTCCCGCGGCCGAGGCCACGCTGATCCAGGTCTGCGCGCAACTCGAAGCCGCGCGTCCGTGGCGCGATCGCCGACCGCCCGTGTCCTGA
- a CDS encoding AMP-binding protein, which yields MLDRELVLPHLLAKLARDDPDAIAMQDVDGNAESRRELHETNLRWRDAYRRLGVEPGEHVVTMLPNSFVAFHAWLGLCWLGVTEVPTNTMYRGDMLRYLVTDSGASTVVISERYVDALAGVAGELSNLETVVVPDASGELPALPQRVVRGDEFFAGAQPADDFEGPDYWDVAAIIYTSGTTGPSKGVLMPWGTLWSFVTTSPEDFVGPGEGYYAMYPAFHVSGKAMLYQASHFRARMVVREQFSIQHFWSDVREFGITGAGLVGPMAPFLMMAPEQPDDADTPLRHVMMGPLVPQVDEFKKRFGVEVGTGYGMTEIGAPFASEGYQLANNRSCGKLRSGWAGYEVQIVDEHDLVLPPDEIGELVVRAREPWVINRGYHGMPEASAAAWRNGWFHTGDAFTVDGDGNYYFVDRIKDAIRRRGENISSFEVEALVNQHPDVVESAALAVPSEYLEDDVKVCVVLSDGAAVTHQELLEFLMPRMPKFMVPRYIEFVAELPKTEGTMRTRKFELRNAALNDATWDREAAGIRVD from the coding sequence ATGCTGGACCGGGAGTTGGTGCTGCCGCACCTGCTGGCGAAGCTCGCGCGCGACGATCCCGACGCGATCGCCATGCAGGACGTCGACGGGAACGCCGAATCCCGACGAGAGCTGCACGAGACCAACTTGCGGTGGCGGGATGCGTACCGCCGGCTCGGCGTCGAGCCCGGCGAACACGTGGTCACGATGCTCCCGAATTCCTTCGTCGCGTTCCACGCCTGGCTCGGGCTCTGCTGGCTCGGCGTGACCGAGGTCCCCACCAACACGATGTACCGCGGCGACATGCTGCGTTACCTCGTCACCGACTCCGGCGCGAGCACCGTCGTCATCAGCGAGCGGTACGTCGACGCGCTCGCCGGGGTCGCCGGTGAGCTGTCGAACCTGGAGACGGTCGTCGTCCCCGACGCAAGTGGCGAACTGCCTGCGCTTCCGCAGCGAGTGGTGCGCGGCGACGAGTTCTTCGCCGGCGCGCAGCCAGCCGACGACTTCGAGGGGCCCGACTACTGGGACGTCGCCGCCATCATCTACACCTCGGGAACGACGGGACCGTCCAAGGGCGTGCTGATGCCTTGGGGCACGCTTTGGTCGTTCGTGACGACGTCACCGGAGGACTTCGTCGGGCCGGGCGAGGGCTACTACGCGATGTACCCGGCGTTCCACGTGTCGGGGAAGGCGATGCTCTATCAGGCGTCGCATTTCCGTGCCCGCATGGTGGTGCGCGAGCAGTTCTCGATCCAGCACTTCTGGTCGGACGTGCGCGAGTTCGGCATCACCGGCGCGGGCCTGGTCGGGCCGATGGCGCCGTTCCTCATGATGGCGCCCGAGCAGCCCGACGATGCCGACACGCCGCTCCGCCACGTGATGATGGGCCCGCTCGTGCCGCAAGTCGACGAGTTCAAGAAGCGATTCGGCGTGGAGGTCGGCACCGGGTACGGCATGACCGAGATCGGCGCGCCGTTCGCGTCCGAGGGGTACCAGCTCGCGAACAACCGGAGCTGCGGCAAGCTGCGCTCGGGGTGGGCGGGCTACGAGGTGCAGATCGTCGACGAGCACGATCTCGTCCTCCCACCCGACGAGATCGGGGAGCTCGTGGTGCGCGCGCGCGAGCCGTGGGTGATCAATCGCGGGTACCACGGCATGCCCGAGGCGTCGGCCGCGGCGTGGCGGAACGGTTGGTTCCATACCGGCGACGCGTTCACCGTCGACGGCGATGGCAACTACTACTTCGTCGACCGCATCAAGGACGCCATCCGTCGACGGGGTGAGAACATCTCGTCGTTCGAGGTGGAGGCGCTGGTGAACCAGCACCCCGACGTGGTCGAGTCCGCCGCGCTCGCGGTGCCGTCCGAGTACCTCGAGGACGATGTGAAGGTGTGCGTCGTGCTGAGCGACGGCGCGGCGGTCACGCACCAGGAGCTGCTCGAATTCCTGATGCCGCGCATGCCGAAGTTCATGGTCCCTCGCTACATCGAGTTCGTCGCCGAGCTGCCGAAGACCGAGGGCACGATGCGCACCCGGAAGTTCGAGCTCCGCAACGCCGCGCTGAACGACGCGACGTGGGATCGCGAAGCCGCCGGCATCCGCGTCGACTAG
- a CDS encoding SRPBCC domain-containing protein has product MDAVFRALADPTRRSLLDELFREDGQTLGALEGRFEMSRFGVMKHLKQLEEAGLVVTKRRGREKLHFLNPVPIRLVHDRWVSKYAEPWAAGLSGLKHTLESSMEKVFEIYIKTTPQRLWEAITDPEIRSKYNFGARISSDWTRGSRYELSAMDGTVSLGEGENLEVDPPRRLVQSAVFLWSDDVKSEGTSRITWEIEPIGDDSCRLTVTHDELREGANEELYGGWPMILSGIKTWLETGEVLTTPGSLMWG; this is encoded by the coding sequence GTGGACGCGGTGTTCAGAGCCCTCGCCGATCCGACGCGGCGGAGCCTGCTCGACGAGCTCTTCCGGGAGGACGGGCAGACGTTGGGCGCGCTCGAGGGGCGCTTCGAGATGTCGCGCTTCGGCGTGATGAAGCACCTGAAGCAGCTCGAGGAGGCGGGCCTGGTGGTCACCAAGCGGCGAGGCCGCGAGAAGCTCCACTTCCTGAACCCGGTCCCGATCCGGCTCGTCCACGACCGGTGGGTGAGCAAGTACGCCGAGCCCTGGGCCGCTGGGCTCAGCGGCCTCAAGCACACACTGGAGAGTTCCATGGAGAAGGTTTTCGAGATCTACATCAAGACGACCCCGCAGCGCCTCTGGGAAGCGATCACCGACCCCGAGATCAGGAGCAAGTACAACTTCGGCGCCCGGATCAGCTCGGACTGGACGCGGGGCTCGCGCTACGAGTTGAGCGCCATGGACGGCACGGTCTCCCTGGGCGAGGGCGAGAACCTCGAGGTCGACCCGCCGCGCCGGCTGGTCCAGAGCGCGGTGTTCCTCTGGAGTGACGACGTGAAGAGCGAAGGAACCTCGAGGATCACCTGGGAGATCGAGCCGATCGGCGACGACTCCTGCCGGCTGACCGTGACCCATGACGAGCTTCGCGAGGGCGCGAACGAGGAGCTCTATGGCGGCTGGCCGATGATCCTCTCCGGCATCAAGACGTGGCTCGAGACCGGCGAGGTGCTCACCACGCCGGGATCGCTGATGTGGGGCTGA
- a CDS encoding TetR/AcrR family transcriptional regulator, with translation MPTTTSTNTTNIGTAPTPSTARMARTEEILDAATRLFSERGFTETGIDEIGAAIGVTGPAVYRYFDRKEDLLVAVLDRAVEHAAGLADAARAAATSAEDTLRRVVDGAVAVCIADRALTALYWNEARYLPAPQRRRVERAQRDMIEDFADILRDVRPELTPSEARMAVYAAGSLMRSVSNRATSLDEATLQTMLSSMAYAALLAAPAFGD, from the coding sequence GTGCCCACCACCACGAGCACCAACACGACGAACATCGGCACCGCGCCCACGCCGTCGACCGCCCGCATGGCCCGCACCGAGGAGATCCTCGACGCCGCGACGCGGCTGTTCAGCGAGCGGGGCTTCACCGAGACGGGCATCGACGAGATCGGGGCCGCGATCGGGGTCACCGGCCCCGCGGTGTACCGCTACTTCGATCGCAAGGAAGACCTGCTCGTCGCGGTGCTGGATCGGGCGGTCGAGCACGCGGCCGGGCTCGCCGACGCGGCACGCGCGGCCGCCACGTCCGCGGAAGACACGTTGCGACGGGTCGTGGACGGCGCGGTGGCGGTGTGTATCGCCGACCGCGCGCTCACCGCGCTCTACTGGAACGAAGCGCGCTACCTGCCCGCTCCACAACGTCGACGGGTCGAGCGCGCGCAGCGCGACATGATCGAGGACTTCGCCGACATCCTGCGTGACGTCCGCCCGGAGCTCACGCCGAGCGAGGCGCGGATGGCGGTGTACGCCGCGGGGTCGTTGATGCGTTCGGTGTCGAACCGCGCCACGAGCCTCGACGAAGCCACGTTGCAGACCATGCTGTCGAGCATGGCCTACGCGGCCCTCCTCGCCGCGCCCGCGTTTGGGGATTGA
- a CDS encoding enoyl-CoA hydratase-related protein, translated as MATQYETILVEDDRGVTTITLNRPEQRNAINLTMEQELYAAMQSAEADDAVRAVVVTGAGSAFCSGVDLAGGSAFGADAHAEHDAALGVTSDTIWERVAYWRMKTPVIGAINGHAIGVGMTLPMLFDIRYVAEDAKLSFVFTRRGIIPEANSTWLVPRLIGLSRGLDLLLSGRQFSGREAAEWGLCSRALPADQVLPAALDLAHDIADNTAPLSVAITKQLVYDFMDAADRPAAITRETKLTWWVGEQADAMEGVMAWFEKRPPNWTVSKHLDLPPDLA; from the coding sequence GTGGCGACGCAGTACGAGACGATCCTGGTCGAGGACGATCGTGGAGTCACGACGATCACCCTCAACCGCCCGGAACAGCGCAACGCGATCAACCTCACGATGGAGCAGGAGCTGTACGCGGCGATGCAGTCGGCCGAGGCCGATGACGCCGTTCGCGCCGTCGTCGTCACCGGCGCGGGCTCGGCGTTCTGCAGCGGGGTCGATCTCGCGGGCGGTTCCGCGTTCGGCGCCGACGCCCACGCCGAGCACGACGCCGCGCTCGGCGTCACCTCCGACACGATCTGGGAGCGCGTCGCGTACTGGCGCATGAAGACTCCCGTCATCGGCGCGATCAACGGCCACGCGATCGGCGTGGGCATGACGCTCCCGATGTTGTTCGACATCCGCTACGTGGCGGAAGACGCCAAGCTGTCGTTCGTCTTCACGCGACGCGGCATCATCCCCGAGGCCAACTCCACGTGGCTCGTCCCGCGCCTCATCGGCCTGTCGCGCGGCCTCGACCTGTTGTTGTCGGGGCGACAGTTCAGCGGGCGCGAGGCGGCGGAGTGGGGGCTGTGCTCTCGAGCCCTCCCTGCCGACCAGGTGCTCCCCGCGGCGCTCGACCTCGCGCATGACATCGCCGACAACACCGCGCCGCTGTCGGTGGCGATCACGAAGCAGTTGGTCTACGACTTCATGGACGCGGCCGACCGGCCGGCCGCGATCACACGCGAGACCAAGCTCACCTGGTGGGTCGGAGAACAGGCCGACGCGATGGAGGGTGTGATGGCCTGGTTCGAGAAGCGCCCACCCAACTGGACGGTGTCGAAGCATCTCGACCTCCCGCCGGATCTGGCCTGA
- a CDS encoding TIGR03084 family metal-binding protein, protein MVDYPGLLADLAAEEADLDVIVAGIDDDGWSSATPAAGWDVRDSIAHLAASEELAATALSDADAFANRLTGMLGNLDRTENSMLREGRSRSGAEVLAWWRAERNVVLVRLRTREPQDRIPWITGQMSAVSFATARLMETWAHGQDVVEGLGVVRAPTARLRHVADLGVRTRPFSYAVNGLALPDADVRVEIMSPDGELWAWGASTTDVVRGDALDFCLVVTKRRHPDDTALEVIGPIAREWIDIAQAFAGPPSK, encoded by the coding sequence GTGGTCGACTACCCAGGCCTGCTCGCCGACCTCGCGGCCGAGGAGGCCGACCTCGATGTGATCGTCGCCGGGATCGACGACGACGGCTGGTCGAGTGCCACCCCGGCTGCCGGCTGGGACGTGCGCGACTCGATCGCGCACCTCGCCGCGAGCGAAGAGCTCGCGGCGACCGCGCTGTCCGACGCCGACGCATTCGCAAACCGGCTCACCGGCATGCTCGGTAACCTCGACCGCACGGAAAACTCGATGCTCCGGGAAGGACGCTCCCGTTCCGGCGCCGAGGTCCTTGCGTGGTGGCGAGCCGAGCGCAACGTCGTGTTGGTGCGGCTCCGTACGCGCGAGCCGCAAGACCGTATCCCGTGGATCACCGGACAGATGTCAGCCGTTTCGTTCGCGACCGCGCGCCTGATGGAGACGTGGGCGCACGGTCAGGACGTGGTGGAAGGGCTTGGCGTCGTCCGCGCACCGACCGCGCGGCTCCGCCACGTCGCCGACCTCGGTGTGCGCACGCGCCCGTTCAGCTACGCGGTGAACGGACTCGCGCTGCCCGACGCCGATGTGCGCGTCGAGATCATGAGCCCCGACGGTGAGCTCTGGGCGTGGGGAGCGTCGACGACCGACGTGGTGCGCGGCGACGCGCTCGACTTCTGTCTCGTCGTGACGAAGCGACGCCATCCCGACGACACCGCGCTCGAGGTGATCGGCCCGATCGCCCGCGAGTGGATCGACATCGCGCAGGCATTCGCGGGCCCGCCGTCGAAATAG
- a CDS encoding OB-fold domain-containing protein — protein MGIVAGGTYLPLHRLDRSRIGAALGTPGGAGTRTVAAADEDTTTLGVEAARNALAGLASDAMPERVLFATAEPAYLDKTNATTIHAALGLPVSVPAYDVGGAVRSAMGALRLADDATEPTLVVLAGLRTGLPGGADERDGGDGAVAFVVSVDTDAAQTRTLGWGAASVEFLERWRLPGETHSHQWEERFGEHAYVPLACDALANALNAAGTSADDLDHVVVTGVHPRAARTVARAIKVAPDKIADDLAASVGNTGAAHAGLLLAGVLEHATPRQKIAVLSIADGADAVVLETTEQLGRVVPRHTLVDQIGEGKPLDSYETFLTWRGFLEREPPRRPDPVAPAAPPSLRSEDWKFGFTGSACEACGEVHLPPARVCANCGAVDRMTPVRAADRAATIVTFTVDRLAYTPSPPLVAAVLDFDGGGRFQCALTDVDAGTVKIGDRVEMTFRRVDTAQKVHNYFWKARPLR, from the coding sequence ATGGGCATCGTGGCCGGGGGCACGTACCTCCCGCTCCACCGGCTCGATCGCAGCCGGATCGGCGCCGCGCTGGGCACGCCGGGCGGCGCCGGCACGCGAACGGTTGCCGCCGCCGACGAGGACACCACCACGCTCGGCGTCGAGGCGGCACGCAATGCCCTCGCGGGGCTGGCGTCCGACGCGATGCCCGAACGGGTGCTGTTCGCCACTGCCGAGCCCGCGTACCTCGACAAGACCAACGCCACCACGATCCACGCCGCGCTCGGACTGCCGGTGTCGGTTCCCGCGTACGACGTGGGCGGCGCGGTTCGCTCCGCGATGGGCGCGCTCCGGCTCGCCGACGATGCCACCGAGCCGACGCTCGTGGTGCTGGCAGGTCTCCGCACCGGTCTGCCGGGTGGCGCGGACGAGCGCGACGGGGGAGACGGCGCGGTCGCCTTCGTCGTGAGCGTCGACACCGACGCCGCGCAGACGCGCACGCTCGGATGGGGCGCGGCGAGTGTGGAGTTCCTCGAGCGCTGGCGGCTTCCCGGCGAGACGCACTCCCACCAATGGGAGGAGCGCTTCGGAGAGCACGCGTACGTGCCGCTCGCGTGTGACGCGCTCGCGAACGCCCTCAATGCGGCGGGTACGAGCGCGGACGACCTCGATCACGTCGTCGTCACCGGTGTGCACCCGCGCGCCGCGCGCACCGTCGCACGCGCGATCAAAGTCGCGCCCGACAAGATTGCCGACGACCTCGCCGCGTCCGTGGGCAACACCGGTGCCGCGCACGCAGGGCTCTTGCTCGCCGGTGTGCTCGAGCACGCCACGCCCCGGCAGAAGATCGCGGTGCTGTCGATCGCCGACGGCGCCGACGCGGTCGTGTTGGAGACTACGGAACAACTCGGTCGGGTAGTGCCAAGGCACACACTCGTGGACCAGATCGGCGAAGGGAAGCCACTCGACAGCTACGAGACCTTCCTCACGTGGCGTGGCTTTCTCGAGCGCGAACCTCCGCGCCGACCCGATCCCGTCGCCCCCGCCGCGCCGCCGTCGCTTCGGAGCGAAGACTGGAAGTTCGGGTTCACGGGATCGGCCTGCGAGGCGTGCGGCGAGGTGCACCTCCCTCCGGCGCGGGTGTGCGCGAACTGTGGCGCGGTCGACCGCATGACCCCGGTGCGCGCGGCGGACCGGGCCGCGACCATCGTCACGTTCACGGTGGACCGCCTCGCGTACACACCGAGCCCGCCGCTGGTGGCCGCCGTCCTCGACTTCGACGGTGGGGGGCGGTTCCAGTGCGCACTGACCGACGTGGATGCGGGGACAGTGAAGATCGGTGACCGGGTGGAGATGACGTTCCGGCGCGTGGACACCGCGCAAAAGGTGCACAATTACTTCTGGAAGGCGCGACCGCTCCGTTAG